The stretch of DNA TCGTGTCGCCTGGGTTTTTCAATGCTTCCAGGGAAAGGATTCCCGGAATGAGCGAAGACGTCACAAGCAGTTCGCCGCCAGCACAAACACCGAGCGATGGCGATCCGCAACGCCTCGGTGAACATCGTGTGGACGGTCCGCATGCGCTCCGTTCCTCCGCGTCTCCCAGCACCATAGCTGCAATGGCTCCGGCAGCCGCGTCACAGGCTCCGGCAGCCGTGTCAGAGGCCTCGGTTGCTTCTTCAGAGGCACCAGCTGCTGAGTCGCAGTCGGCCACTGTTGATGTTGATCAATACGCCGGCCAGCAGGTTGAGGCGAATTCGGCGGCGGAAGCGGCCAGCGGTGTGGGACTGTTGCGCGAAGAGCGGACGCTGTTGCAGGCCAGCCAAATCGCTGAGCGTCTGAGGACGCAATTCTCCGAAATGGACCGCCGCGAACAACGGCTGAATGGTCAATTGGCCTTGTTGGACCAAGAGCGCCGCAGTGTGCGGTTGTGGGTCAGCCAATTCGAGGAAGAGGCCGAAGAACGTGACGCTCGACTGCATCAACAGGAAGCGGACTGCACCGAACGGCTGCAGCAATGCGCCAAGCTCGAGCACGAATTGGAGCAGCAACGGCAAGAACTGGTTCGATCTCAAGGCGAATTAGCGGCGCAACGCACCGAACAGACAGCTGAACTCGAACGGGAACAAACGCTGCTGCAAAACCGAGTTCGCTTTCAAGAAGAGCATCTCAAGAAGGCGCGGCACGAGCTGGAGAGTCATCAAGAGGAATTTCGTCGCGAACAGCAACAGGCTGTTCAGGACCGGCAGCGGACGGCGGAAAGCCTGCGGATTCAACGGGTCCAAGCCGTCCGGTTTCGCGAATTGTTGGACCAGCGAGAGAAATCACTGGTCCGTGAACGTGAGCTGATCCAAAAACATCGACTGGCCAGTCAAGACAAGAATGACGCGGACCGTGAGCGGTTGCTCAACGAACGTCAAGCTTGGGACCGGGACCAAGAAACGCAGCAATCGGAGCTGCGCCGCCAGCAAAACATGCTCAAGTTGCACGCCGAAAACCTCGAAGCCCGGCGGCTACGACTCGACCGGTTGCGGGCCGAGTTAGAAGACACGCATCGCAAGACGTTGGAAATGCGGCTGTCGGTCGAAGAGGCTTGGGCGCAACTCGCTCAATCCACCGGGCCGGATGTCGCCAAGCAGCGAGTCGACGAAGCGCAAGCCGCATTGGCTGAGCATTACAAACAATCCCGTGAGGACCTCATCCAACACCGCCAAGAGTTGGAGCGGGCGCAAACGCAGTACCAGAAACAACGGGATGAATTCCGTGAAGAGCGACAGGCTCTCGCCGAATGGGTCACCGAACGGACGGCGCAATTGCAGCAGCGCGAGCAACGGGCTGCGGAGGCGGAACAGACGCTCGAAAGCCGTGAGCAATCCTGGCACCTAAAGCAGCAGCAATGGAACCAGGAAAAGGCACAGGCCGAGGCGGTCATACGGGATTTGCTCAAACAAATCTCCGACCAGGAATGCGCGGAAACTGCGCCCACGGTTCGCGCAGCTGACCCCGAAGGTTAAGCGGTTCGGCGGGATCGTGCACAGAACGAATTCCCGGTGCGTTCGCTTTTATCTGCGGATTCGGTGAAACCGGCATGCTCAACCATCGCTACTCAGGGTGGTCCCGTTTGATGGGAAACTGCCCGCGAAGCGGCGGAAAATGTTGCCAGGTGACGAATCCCCCGCTACGCTAGCGTTAGAGTCTGGGGACTTACCGGCTGAGGGGACCCTTCCAACCGGTCCTCCCAACTCCCCACAGCGCACGGATCGTTTCACGATCAGCGTCCCACAATGCGGTCATGAACCGCGATCAGGACTGGACGGAGAACCAAGTTAATGTCACGCGGATGCATTCGATTGACGATTCTGTCGACGTTCCTGCTCAGCTCAGGACTCCTCGCCGTTCTGGCCATTCCCGCTGCAGGCCAAGATGGCGACCAGCCGGCCCAAAAAACGCCGCAGTCCGCGCCTGGTGTGGTCACAATCAAACGCGCGCAGGTCAAACTAATTGACCAAGTGGAGTTAGCCTCAGCCCGCGAAGGGATTCTAAAATTTGTCGAGCCGCGTGAAGGGGACATAGTACACGCGGACCAAGTCGTAGCCGGACTGAAGGACGAAGTGGCGCGGGCGGAGTACGACACGGCCAAGGCACAGGCTGAAAACGATATCGAAGTCCGTTACGCCACCAAAGCGTATGAGTTTGCTAAAAAGGATCTCGAAAAAAGCGAAGAAGCCAATAAACAAACTCGGAGGGCATTCGCAGACATCGATATTCAAGAGAAAAAACTGGCTGCCGACAAAGCCGAATTGCAAATCGAACAGGCGAAATGGCAGTTTGACGTCAACAAGAGAAAAGCGGATGCTGCCAAGGCTGTGCTTGAAGAATTCTCCGTCGTGGCTCCCTTTGACGGCATGGTGACGGATGTTAAAAAGTCCAAAGGCGAAGCGGTCCGCGCGGGTGATGTTATCCTGGAAATCACCAGCACGCGACGCCTGAAAGTTGAAGGCATGCTGCACTACAAGGATGCTTGGCAAATCAAACAGGGCATGCCGGTCACTGTCACGCTTGATGTCGACGAGGATATTCTGCCAGCCAAACAGAATGTGTTTAAGGGACGCATCAAATTCGTAGCCCTAGAAGTCGACAGTGTCGCCAAAGATGTGCTGATCACCGCTGAAGTGGAGAATGCTGATGGCATCATGCGCGCCGGTTTGGAAGCGACCATGACAATCGACATACGTAGCGCCGATAAACGCGAAGCGGCTCGTTGATCTGACGGCCCCATTCGGGGTGGACGACTTCACTTGAACGGCTATCGATTTCTGAATCGCTTTGATGGGGAGAATGGCGCGGAATTTGATCCGCCGTCTACGTCGCTCGGGACATAGAAGAAAGTGTCGAGTGGCCGAGTCCGCAAAAGGGCTTTGCCCATCAGCAGTTATTGCACAAGTGGCAAACAAACTTGTGGGAAATCGAGACTGATTTTGCGCGAACCCGTCTTGACCCTGTGTGTCCCATCTGCAACGATACTTCTATCGGGTCGTGGAAACGCACACGACGGACTATCCACCCGTGACG from Symmachiella dynata encodes:
- a CDS encoding efflux RND transporter periplasmic adaptor subunit yields the protein MSRGCIRLTILSTFLLSSGLLAVLAIPAAGQDGDQPAQKTPQSAPGVVTIKRAQVKLIDQVELASAREGILKFVEPREGDIVHADQVVAGLKDEVARAEYDTAKAQAENDIEVRYATKAYEFAKKDLEKSEEANKQTRRAFADIDIQEKKLAADKAELQIEQAKWQFDVNKRKADAAKAVLEEFSVVAPFDGMVTDVKKSKGEAVRAGDVILEITSTRRLKVEGMLHYKDAWQIKQGMPVTVTLDVDEDILPAKQNVFKGRIKFVALEVDSVAKDVLITAEVENADGIMRAGLEATMTIDIRSADKREAAR